The genomic segment CTGCGGTCGCGCTGGTTGGGCCGGGCCTACCCGCAGCGGAATTGTCGTTCGCCATACCTGGCGGCGCAGGCGCCGTGACCTTTGAGGCTGCCGATTTTCAGCCGAAATTCTTCTCCGAGCCCTTCACGGGAACCGAGTCCTGGATCTACGTTGAAGAAACCGTCGAGCTTCCAGTCGATGGTGAGTATTTCATCGTGGGCTATCACCCGGTCAGTGCGGCCGGCAAGCTCTGGGTGGCCTTTGGCGAAAAGGAAGTATTTGGATTACCTGACATTCTGGCCTACCCCGATACCCTTCGAACGGTTCGCGCCTTTCATGAGGTTTCGAATGAACCGCTTGGATTCATACCGCGACTTTTCCTGATAGTGGCCACCCTGCTGCGGTTTCTGATGTAAGTGCTTGACTAAGTTCGCTCTGACAATCTTCTCCGTTTGACGGCAGAGAATAAAGGACTATGATCTGACTCCTTCCTGTCCGCTGTTGGGCAATTTGCGCATCCTGCAGCGCTGGCCCGGCTTAAGGCTGCAGCTAAGGATGACTTCGGGCCGCGTGAGTAACGAGGGCGCGCGACACGGTCTGCCCGTGTGGGTCTGTCGCCGGATGCGGGTGACATAGTCTTCTCTATGCCGCCCTCCCCCCGTAGATCTGGTAGACTTAACACATGAAAACACACACGACCATCGACAGCTACATTGCGGCGCAACCCGGCGAGGTTCAGCCCCTGCTGCAGGCACTTCGCTCGACAATCCAGAAACAGGCGCCCGATGCGGAAGAGGCAATCGCGTACGGCATGCCCACGTTTCGGCTCAATGGGAATCTGGTCCATTTCGCCGCGTGTGCAAATCACATCGGCTTCTACCCCACCCCATCTGCTATTTGCGAGTTTCAGGAGAGCCTGTCGAAGTACAAGACTTCGAAGGGCGCGATTCAGTTTCCTATCGACAAAAAGCTGCCTCTTGCCTTGATTGGGAAGATGGTCAGGTTCCGCGTGAAGGAAAACCTCGCCAAAAAGAAGAAGTAGGAACCGTCCCGACTACCTGCGGTCGGTAGGTTGCGCTTCCGCGTGCGCAGGTGGCCGCGTCAGCCAAACGCTGACGTTCGTCTTGACCTTTCCCCACTTTAAGGCCTGCTTGTGGCTCCGGAAATACAGGTCGATATGCTCGCCCTGAATAGCGCTTCCCCGATCTTCGACGCGGCCGTATCCATACCCCGGCACGTACATGATGGTTCCAAACGGGTACTTGGTCGTGTCGGCGGCAATCGTACCTACCTTCGCCTTCGTGCCGCTGGCAGTAACGCCGACCTTCTTCGAATGACCCTTGTATTTCCCGCTGGCGATGACGGGACGGCCCATGCCAAGCCACGACCGTTTCCAATTGCAGCACTTGCCGCACTTGCAGTATCCGGTGACAACCATATTCTTGCTCATTGTAGGCGGGGACTGGGGAGCAGACGTGGTCGCGCAGCCCGCTATGAGCACAGCGGCAACGACGAGCAGACCGTATCCAAGAATACTTCTCCGCATGTCAATAGATTACCTTTCAACACCTAAAATGTCCAGAGGCCGACACTAGTTCCCCTCCCACTTTCACTTTCTCACCTTTCTTATGAATACGGGATGCGTTTTATCGTCAAATCGGATAAGATGAGGAGCGCCGTATTATGAGTGTCGCCTTGGACTACTCGTTATTCTACGAAGAGGAAGACGCCAGCACCTTGTCGCAACCTGTTCCAGACAGGGAAGTTATAGATGTTGATCGGGAACGCGTCGCACGCGCCCAAACTGGGGACTACTACGCTTTTGAGGAGCTTGTCCGGCAGTATCGCAACGACGTGTACGGCTTGGCCTTTCACTTCGTGCGCAACCGGGAAGAAGCCTGGGACATCTCCCAGGAGGTCTTTGTGAAGGCTCACCGGTCCTTGGCCCGGTTTCGGGGCGATTCGAGCTTCAAGACCTGGTTGCTCCGCATCACGGCCAACCAGTGCAAGGATTATTTGAAGAAACGCCGTCTTGAGACCGTCTCATACAATGACGCACTCGAAGCGGAAGAGGCGCCGAGTCAGTTTCAAGACCCGAGTTCCAGCGCCGAGGCAAAAGAAGTAGGGGAGGCGATCCAGATTGCTTTGAACGGTTTGCCGTTCAAACACCGGACGGCTTTTGTACTTCGCGAATTCGAAGGCTTGTCGTACGAGGAAATGGCGAAAGCCATGGAGTGCAATCTAGGGACCGTAATGAGCCGCCTTCACCACGCGCGAAAGAAGTTGCAGTTGACCCTACAGCGAATGGGAATCGCCGGAGGATGACGCCATGAATAAAGAACGCGAATTAGCCCGCCGCTTCGACACCGAAGGCGTCGAAGCCGCCATGCGCGCCGCGCAAACCTCCGAAGAAAAAGCGTATGTAACCAATCTGCAGCGCATGCGCGAAGGCGTGCGCGCCGTGGCCGATGTGCCCGAAATTTCCGATATCCAGTTCAACGCATTCATGGCAGGAATCCGGGAACAGATCGAAGCGCCCCAAAGCCGGCGCGGATTCTGGGCCTTGTTATCCTTGTCGACGGCCGCCCTGCTTGTGGCCTTGTCGGTATTTGTCGTGTTCATGTCAGATCACGGCAATTCCGAAAGCAAAGTGGAAGCAGCCACCACGAACTTGCAGGGAGCCACGGTCAATTCGTATGTTACCCCCGACGGAAATCCCGTCATTTGGATTAGCACGGCTTCGAGGGACGTACCGTGAA from the Candidatus Hydrogenedentota bacterium genome contains:
- a CDS encoding 3D domain-containing protein translates to MRRSILGYGLLVVAAVLIAGCATTSAPQSPPTMSKNMVVTGYCKCGKCCNWKRSWLGMGRPVIASGKYKGHSKKVGVTASGTKAKVGTIAADTTKYPFGTIMYVPGYGYGRVEDRGSAIQGEHIDLYFRSHKQALKWGKVKTNVSVWLTRPPAHAEAQPTDRR
- a CDS encoding DUF1801 domain-containing protein, translating into MKTHTTIDSYIAAQPGEVQPLLQALRSTIQKQAPDAEEAIAYGMPTFRLNGNLVHFAACANHIGFYPTPSAICEFQESLSKYKTSKGAIQFPIDKKLPLALIGKMVRFRVKENLAKKKK
- a CDS encoding sigma-70 family RNA polymerase sigma factor, encoding MSVALDYSLFYEEEDASTLSQPVPDREVIDVDRERVARAQTGDYYAFEELVRQYRNDVYGLAFHFVRNREEAWDISQEVFVKAHRSLARFRGDSSFKTWLLRITANQCKDYLKKRRLETVSYNDALEAEEAPSQFQDPSSSAEAKEVGEAIQIALNGLPFKHRTAFVLREFEGLSYEEMAKAMECNLGTVMSRLHHARKKLQLTLQRMGIAGG